In the Pyrolobus fumarii 1A genome, one interval contains:
- a CDS encoding NMD3-related protein, which translates to MQPSLLPPIHRTACFSWGESIVATRLDRCIRCGRRIAASEPVIDGMCLECFLEERKLVEIPGRLDFEYCRSCGAIRYGYRWVEQLPLEEASRRYLELYLSERVKPAHALVEDVKIVNIEPLQYPSWRSVYRVVVEARLKGVEEPVRQEYVVEVRAVPSLCPACKNDRGGDYNVLVQVRGRIDAKLVEVLGRILDSGRVAPWVVDIIEDKRGIDILLRDRGAASRIVSELSKYFVVDVKRSAETVGMTSTGIERRRLTISVRVKRPR; encoded by the coding sequence CTGCAGCCTAGCCTCCTTCCTCCCATTCACCGTACCGCGTGTTTCTCATGGGGTGAGAGTATAGTCGCAACGAGACTGGATCGTTGCATACGTTGTGGCCGCCGCATCGCCGCCAGCGAGCCAGTGATAGACGGCATGTGCCTCGAGTGCTTCCTAGAAGAGCGTAAGCTAGTGGAGATACCGGGAAGACTAGACTTCGAGTATTGTCGTTCCTGTGGCGCCATCCGCTACGGCTACCGCTGGGTAGAGCAGTTGCCACTGGAGGAAGCATCGCGCCGCTACCTGGAGCTCTACCTCTCAGAGAGGGTCAAGCCAGCCCATGCTCTAGTCGAAGACGTCAAAATAGTGAACATTGAGCCTCTGCAGTACCCCTCCTGGAGAAGCGTGTACCGCGTAGTTGTCGAGGCACGGCTTAAGGGTGTAGAAGAGCCTGTACGTCAGGAGTACGTTGTAGAGGTTAGGGCTGTGCCTAGCCTTTGCCCGGCATGCAAGAACGACCGCGGAGGCGATTACAATGTGCTTGTTCAGGTTAGGGGGCGTATTGATGCAAAGCTCGTGGAGGTGCTGGGCAGGATACTTGATAGTGGAAGGGTGGCACCATGGGTAGTCGACATAATTGAGGATAAGCGGGGTATTGACATACTTCTTCGCGATAGGGGCGCAGCCTCACGCATTGTATCAGAACTCTCCAAGTATTTCGTGGTTGATGTGAAGAGGAGTGCAGAGACAGTCGGCATGACTTCAACCGGCATCGAGAGGAGGAGACTAACCATATCAGTTAGGGTTAAGAGGCCGCGCTAA
- a CDS encoding magnesium transporter: MPSRAALESMISLSLVAIGETIAGLILSSLSGLIEHYPHILALYPIMAAARGNIYATLGSRITSRLHLGLVDPGSPGSIVKREAPRIYIQSILSALVSATIALLALLAAGRMGRISALEVFGTAVLLPAIIVPILTSFTVMAATLGFRRSIDPDNYLTPLITLVGDIVVLPALAASAVLAAIIGPFALLPLTVAFIAYRVLDREGKRALAENTAAVLTGSIVELLTSYTLVSKLELLTANPLILAAIPSFNAENGAAIGVLASKLATRLHLGLYEANPRTILRDALRVYTTLLPAYMLTSILVSTALYRLNAMPSLLALLASTGALIAMVFTILTHIASLASYRAGLDPDNIVIPLMTAGVDAASTAALLAFTGLVLA; the protein is encoded by the coding sequence TTGCCAAGCCGTGCAGCGCTCGAGTCGATGATATCGTTGAGTCTAGTGGCTATCGGCGAGACTATCGCTGGGCTCATACTCTCGAGTCTCAGCGGCCTCATAGAGCATTACCCGCATATCCTCGCTCTTTACCCTATAATGGCTGCTGCACGCGGTAACATCTATGCCACGCTGGGCTCGAGGATAACATCTAGACTCCATCTGGGTCTTGTAGACCCTGGGAGCCCCGGGTCCATAGTAAAGCGGGAAGCCCCCCGCATCTACATACAGTCTATACTCTCGGCACTTGTTTCCGCTACCATAGCACTGTTGGCGTTACTAGCGGCGGGCCGTATGGGGAGAATATCCGCGCTCGAAGTGTTTGGCACCGCTGTATTGCTCCCCGCGATAATCGTGCCCATACTGACTAGCTTCACGGTTATGGCTGCAACGCTGGGTTTCCGGAGGAGCATCGACCCTGACAACTACCTCACACCCCTCATAACACTGGTAGGCGATATAGTTGTTCTTCCGGCGCTAGCGGCTTCGGCTGTACTAGCAGCCATTATAGGCCCGTTTGCTCTCCTTCCACTAACCGTCGCCTTCATAGCCTATAGGGTACTAGACCGTGAGGGTAAGAGGGCGCTTGCCGAGAACACGGCGGCGGTACTTACCGGCTCGATAGTCGAGCTTCTCACGAGCTATACACTGGTATCAAAATTAGAGTTGCTTACAGCTAACCCCCTGATACTGGCTGCAATACCCTCATTCAATGCCGAGAATGGCGCCGCAATAGGCGTGCTTGCCTCAAAGCTAGCAACACGCCTACACCTGGGCCTCTACGAGGCCAACCCAAGGACTATCCTCAGAGATGCACTGCGAGTATACACAACTCTACTGCCAGCATATATGCTGACAAGCATCCTCGTATCCACGGCACTCTATCGCCTCAATGCTATGCCATCACTTCTCGCATTGCTAGCATCGACGGGCGCATTGATAGCCATGGTTTTCACCATACTCACGCATATCGCGTCACTCGCGAGTTACAGGGCAGGATTAGACCCCGACAACATTGTCATACCCTTGATGACTGCCGGGGTTGACGCGGCCAGCACGGCAGCTCTACTAGCGTTCACGGGCCTCGTTCTCGCCTAG
- the purS gene encoding phosphoribosylformylglycinamidine synthase subunit PurS translates to MKLVVELLVFLKPLARDPEAETILSELKRLGYKWIAGLRVGKVYRFTLEARDCEEAERRVLELGEKLRFYNPVVHKAEARCLGESG, encoded by the coding sequence GTGAAGCTGGTAGTAGAGCTCCTGGTCTTCCTTAAGCCGCTTGCTAGAGACCCCGAGGCGGAGACCATACTCTCCGAGCTAAAGCGCTTGGGGTACAAGTGGATCGCTGGGTTACGCGTCGGGAAGGTGTATCGGTTTACACTCGAGGCTAGGGATTGCGAGGAGGCTGAGAGGAGGGTGTTGGAGCTTGGCGAGAAGCTGCGTTTCTACAACCCAGTTGTGCATAAGGCGGAGGCTAGGTGTCTAGGCGAGTCGGGTTAA
- a CDS encoding ketopantoate reductase family protein, translated as MSARQPRVCIIGCGAMGLFYAAKLASAGVDVALLCRRLEQAQVINSEGVIVEVEGGFENARVKAYLAVSPPRSQFDIGIVAVKAYDTPAAIDLLEVTLRRNGVAVSVQNGLGPLEALENSLGAERAAAAVTYYGVTRLGDNRVRFEGGAAVYIGQREKLHDRVEHLLGWLVDKLREANLNAYLVDRSIEPWRWDKLIVNAAINPVTAITGAPNYIVLHSEWAQRLAYGLAEEAATVARAHGIPLPREPRKAVEDTARATAYNRSSMLQDIEAGRRTEIDFINGAVVAKGREKGVETPLNEAMVYAVKALEDAVASR; from the coding sequence ATGAGTGCAAGACAGCCACGAGTGTGTATCATTGGATGTGGCGCCATGGGGCTCTTCTACGCGGCAAAGCTTGCATCCGCAGGTGTGGATGTTGCGCTTCTCTGCAGGCGTCTAGAGCAAGCCCAAGTGATAAACAGTGAAGGTGTGATAGTAGAGGTTGAAGGTGGGTTTGAAAACGCGCGTGTCAAGGCATACCTCGCTGTATCTCCACCTCGTAGCCAGTTTGACATAGGCATAGTTGCCGTCAAGGCGTATGATACCCCCGCAGCGATAGACCTGCTTGAAGTCACGTTGCGACGTAATGGTGTCGCGGTTAGTGTGCAGAATGGGCTTGGGCCCCTAGAGGCACTCGAGAACAGTCTTGGCGCTGAAAGGGCGGCTGCCGCGGTGACATACTACGGTGTTACGAGGCTCGGGGACAATAGGGTAAGGTTTGAGGGCGGGGCAGCCGTCTACATAGGGCAGCGTGAGAAGCTACATGACCGTGTTGAACACCTTCTAGGTTGGCTCGTTGACAAGCTGAGAGAAGCTAATCTCAACGCATACCTGGTAGACCGTAGCATTGAACCGTGGCGCTGGGACAAGCTTATCGTTAATGCCGCTATAAACCCGGTTACAGCGATAACTGGCGCGCCAAACTACATCGTGTTGCACTCTGAGTGGGCACAGAGACTAGCATATGGTCTCGCCGAGGAAGCGGCTACTGTTGCGAGGGCGCATGGTATCCCCTTGCCTAGAGAGCCGCGGAAAGCAGTTGAGGATACGGCGAGGGCAACGGCTTACAACAGGTCCTCGATGCTCCAGGATATAGAGGCGGGTAGGAGAACCGAAATAGACTTCATAAATGGCGCGGTCGTCGCGAAAGGGAGGGAGAAGGGCGTCGAGACGCCCCTGAACGAGGCGATGGTTTACGCCGTGAAGGCTCTTGAGGATGCTGTGGCGAGCCGCTAG
- a CDS encoding thioredoxin family protein, with translation MAREQYRGMVVILFYNNRCSYCKRILREWRRFVASHRGEAVFLALPYNRATRKLFEQYDVYEVPTLIIVKNGEVIARIDGVRRIEQVEEVYAQLTINTV, from the coding sequence GTGGCGAGGGAACAGTACCGCGGCATGGTAGTGATACTATTCTACAACAATCGCTGCAGTTACTGCAAGAGGATATTGAGAGAGTGGAGGCGCTTCGTTGCCAGTCATCGCGGCGAGGCGGTCTTCCTAGCGTTGCCGTATAACCGCGCGACGAGAAAACTGTTCGAGCAGTACGACGTGTACGAGGTGCCAACGTTGATAATAGTGAAGAATGGCGAGGTGATAGCGAGGATAGACGGTGTGCGTCGTATAGAGCAGGTTGAGGAGGTGTACGCACAACTAACGATAAACACCGTGTAG
- the speD gene encoding adenosylmethionine decarboxylase, with translation MDRQDRIIGRHVYGNLYGIDPEKLWDEEGLKKLVIEAVRVANMTLVEVKSWKFTGYHGGVSVIALILESHVAIHTWPDYKYATVDVYTCGERGDPWKAFNYIVEKLKPKHYVVHYADRSSLPIE, from the coding sequence GTGGATAGGCAAGATAGAATAATTGGTAGACATGTGTACGGGAACCTCTACGGTATCGATCCGGAGAAGTTGTGGGATGAGGAGGGGCTAAAGAAGCTCGTAATTGAGGCTGTGCGTGTCGCGAACATGACGCTGGTAGAAGTGAAGTCCTGGAAGTTCACGGGGTATCACGGCGGAGTGTCGGTGATAGCCCTCATCCTCGAGAGCCACGTGGCGATACACACGTGGCCGGATTACAAGTACGCAACTGTCGACGTCTACACCTGTGGTGAGCGTGGCGACCCCTGGAAGGCGTTCAACTATATCGTTGAGAAACTGAAGCCAAAGCACTATGTAGTGCACTACGCTGATCGTAGCAGCCTGCCCATCGAGTAA
- a CDS encoding MgtC/SapB family protein codes for MNSGLDVAFPEFMARFAAALLAGSLVGLERERARVRSSKAKELPGLRSFGLLSAYGAVAGYLLDTMRGVWWYPLSLTAGFVLVVTVYTLYRLFTLKTGGVTTPIVMLLVYSLGFAAGLGLIVEAVAASAVTTLFLAIKTPVARLVKAVSYEELLAIFELALFYLALAPLVYSLDVEILGVKLSTIYTFFLLVLSVSFGGYLAWRVGASPVVYALLGGIVNSEAAVALIARQVRDPREIETLVPYVHLGMQYKTIALALAAAVLSHGLQLVERVAPLLALPLLVNTLLVFAWRPRSAPRLVSVSPLELGVALKTVVMYTGLLLAASILRPLLSRPETLVAYAILGGVVSATATVFALAAYLPPTPSLHLLAYAAVVAAATLNKPLYARMASIEAARRTLRTSLIFSAGFIILAAIAWLLPERI; via the coding sequence TTGAACAGTGGCTTAGATGTGGCGTTCCCAGAGTTCATGGCGAGGTTCGCTGCGGCGCTGTTGGCTGGTTCTCTAGTCGGCTTGGAAAGGGAGAGGGCTCGCGTAAGAAGTAGCAAGGCCAAGGAGCTGCCAGGTTTGCGGAGTTTCGGACTCCTCTCAGCCTACGGTGCTGTAGCAGGTTACCTCCTTGATACGATGCGCGGAGTCTGGTGGTACCCGCTCAGCCTGACAGCGGGGTTCGTGCTAGTTGTAACAGTCTACACGCTGTACAGACTGTTTACGCTCAAAACGGGCGGCGTAACCACGCCAATAGTGATGCTTCTGGTCTACAGTCTTGGTTTTGCAGCCGGGCTAGGCCTCATAGTAGAGGCTGTCGCGGCATCAGCTGTCACCACACTGTTCCTCGCTATCAAGACGCCCGTCGCTAGACTCGTCAAGGCTGTGTCCTACGAGGAGCTACTGGCGATATTCGAGCTAGCATTGTTCTACCTTGCACTAGCCCCACTGGTATACAGCCTCGACGTAGAGATCCTTGGCGTGAAGCTATCGACAATATACACCTTCTTCCTGCTCGTGCTCTCGGTTAGCTTTGGCGGCTACCTAGCGTGGCGCGTGGGCGCTAGTCCCGTTGTTTACGCGTTGCTAGGCGGCATCGTGAATAGCGAAGCGGCTGTAGCACTAATAGCGCGGCAGGTGCGAGACCCGCGCGAGATAGAGACGCTGGTACCCTATGTACACCTAGGCATGCAATATAAGACGATAGCTTTGGCGCTGGCTGCAGCAGTCCTCTCGCACGGTCTGCAACTAGTTGAGCGCGTTGCTCCCCTCCTCGCCCTACCCCTACTGGTAAACACGTTACTAGTCTTCGCGTGGAGGCCAAGGAGCGCCCCTAGACTAGTGAGTGTATCTCCTCTCGAGCTGGGCGTCGCACTGAAAACAGTCGTGATGTACACGGGGTTACTCCTAGCTGCGAGTATTCTCCGTCCTCTACTCTCCCGCCCCGAGACGCTAGTGGCGTATGCTATACTGGGAGGCGTGGTGAGTGCCACGGCGACAGTGTTCGCGCTTGCCGCTTACCTTCCGCCTACACCCTCTCTGCATCTACTCGCCTACGCGGCTGTAGTGGCTGCAGCCACGTTGAACAAACCGCTTTACGCGAGGATGGCGTCCATTGAGGCTGCGCGGCGTACACTACGAACATCCCTTATCTTCTCGGCTGGCTTCATAATCCTGGCGGCGATAGCGTGGCTGCTGCCAGAGCGTATCTAG
- a CDS encoding glycosyltransferase — translation MPDAVAVVTLLAWLLVLLHLPRLAYNIAGLARRKQHLQNHGKDVRLSVVIAAKQEPIHLIKGLLVNLATQRCKPYEVILVWDWPRNDFEKVAENLWKFADRLGLRLRVVAKPWHGRGKSSVLNFAARLATGDALLVIDVDDRLCDADVLCKASELVRKHHAVQLGIVGIAPFHHLQRPTALAIHTGFRVMHEGRHRLGLSLLLVGSGLLIDAKLARRLLFDENATVEDVDLAVRLAELGIRPALLSDALCMSGAPGYRAFRRQQARWSYGVAWVLRKRARILARLGPRGLELAYTLANYILDPLTSIASALVAVVGSSPLPLYAYTLVMTTESMLATLHARTAPVAKRARSMATAGAFGIVLQPILLLHWLRGFSGAPGIFHVTPRRAGRGERPGRLETIYATLLALAGAIAWYRWGFLAAFPLVAPLLATLYLHIRLPALASGSPQHPQEPSRRKPSPRSGASRRPSPSLSRRPRHL, via the coding sequence GTGCCGGACGCGGTGGCTGTTGTTACGCTGCTGGCTTGGCTCCTCGTACTACTCCACCTCCCACGCCTCGCCTACAATATAGCAGGACTTGCACGACGCAAGCAACACCTACAAAACCATGGTAAAGATGTGCGTCTAAGTGTGGTTATAGCTGCGAAGCAGGAGCCGATTCACCTCATAAAGGGGCTTCTCGTTAACCTCGCCACGCAGAGGTGTAAACCCTATGAGGTCATACTGGTGTGGGACTGGCCTCGAAACGACTTTGAGAAGGTTGCCGAGAACCTCTGGAAGTTTGCTGATAGGCTCGGCTTGAGGCTACGCGTCGTCGCCAAACCTTGGCATGGTAGAGGCAAATCGTCAGTCCTCAACTTCGCGGCACGTCTGGCTACCGGTGACGCCCTACTAGTGATAGACGTTGACGATAGACTATGTGACGCTGACGTGCTGTGCAAGGCTTCAGAGCTGGTACGCAAGCACCACGCCGTCCAACTCGGTATTGTTGGTATTGCACCCTTCCATCACCTGCAGAGGCCCACCGCGCTAGCAATACACACAGGCTTCCGCGTGATGCACGAAGGAAGACACCGGCTAGGTCTTAGTCTGCTTCTTGTAGGCTCGGGCCTACTTATAGACGCTAAGCTGGCCAGGCGCCTATTGTTTGACGAGAATGCCACTGTCGAAGATGTCGATCTTGCTGTGAGGTTAGCGGAGCTCGGCATAAGACCTGCGCTACTATCAGATGCTCTCTGTATGTCAGGTGCTCCAGGGTACAGGGCATTCAGGAGGCAGCAAGCCCGATGGAGTTACGGCGTGGCGTGGGTTTTGAGAAAGAGAGCGCGTATACTGGCGCGCCTCGGTCCTCGTGGTCTAGAGCTTGCATACACTCTGGCTAACTATATCCTCGACCCATTGACCTCGATTGCGTCTGCCCTCGTGGCTGTTGTCGGCAGCTCACCACTACCACTCTATGCCTACACGCTCGTCATGACAACGGAGTCTATGCTGGCTACACTTCACGCGCGCACCGCCCCAGTGGCAAAGAGAGCTAGGTCAATGGCCACTGCTGGCGCCTTCGGCATAGTCCTTCAACCGATTCTTTTGCTTCACTGGCTGAGAGGGTTTAGCGGCGCACCGGGCATCTTTCACGTTACGCCTAGAAGAGCAGGTAGAGGCGAGAGACCGGGACGCCTAGAGACTATTTACGCCACTCTACTTGCTCTCGCCGGCGCCATAGCCTGGTATCGATGGGGTTTCCTGGCAGCCTTTCCACTAGTAGCGCCACTCCTCGCGACACTATACCTGCACATTAGGCTGCCAGCACTTGCTAGCGGCTCGCCACAGCATCCTCAAGAGCCTTCACGGCGTAAACCATCGCCTCGTTCAGGGGCGTCTCGACGCCCTTCTCCCTCCCTTTCGCGACGACCGCGCCATTTATGA
- the purC gene encoding phosphoribosylaminoimidazolesuccinocarboxamide synthase: protein MRVEELYSGKAKTLYRIEPGKLLMRFRDDVTAFDGKRKEVAGGKGVLSAKTSAKLFELLEEAGIPTHYICYRGGPDMIVKEAKVIPIEVIVRNYAYGSLLKRMPLLKPLQKFTRPIIELHFKSDELHDPLILPQDVIEAGLLTEDELREVERLALEVNNVLRNFFESKGYRLIDFKIEVGRVDGKLVVVDELSGDTMRILDSEGRHLDKEVFRKGGSVQELLEAYKRLAEIVGEPRRVCEQ from the coding sequence ATGCGCGTGGAGGAACTTTACTCGGGTAAGGCAAAGACATTGTACCGTATCGAGCCGGGCAAACTGCTCATGAGGTTTCGTGATGATGTTACGGCGTTTGACGGTAAGCGTAAGGAGGTGGCGGGGGGCAAGGGCGTCCTCTCCGCTAAGACCTCTGCTAAGCTGTTCGAGCTTCTAGAGGAGGCCGGTATACCAACGCACTACATCTGCTACCGCGGCGGCCCCGACATGATCGTCAAGGAGGCCAAGGTTATACCGATAGAGGTGATAGTTAGGAACTACGCTTACGGCTCGCTTCTTAAGAGAATGCCTCTATTGAAACCGCTCCAGAAGTTCACGAGACCAATCATAGAGCTACACTTCAAGAGCGACGAGCTACACGACCCGCTTATCCTCCCCCAGGATGTGATAGAGGCCGGGCTTCTCACCGAGGACGAGCTACGCGAGGTTGAGAGGTTAGCACTGGAAGTCAATAATGTTCTACGCAACTTCTTCGAGAGTAAGGGATACCGCCTCATCGACTTCAAGATAGAGGTTGGCCGTGTTGACGGCAAGCTCGTCGTGGTTGATGAGCTTAGCGGTGACACGATGCGCATCTTAGACAGTGAGGGTAGGCACCTCGACAAGGAGGTGTTCAGGAAGGGCGGCAGTGTACAAGAACTCCTCGAGGCTTACAAGCGGCTCGCCGAGATAGTCGGGGAGCCCCGGAGGGTGTGCGAGCAGTGA
- a CDS encoding arginine--tRNA ligase, with protein sequence MESKPRLYDAIPHRLLARAVVETLRAKGVNVDEKIVEYLVAEPPRPDYGDFGIPLHRWAREARTDPRVLAEEAAGRLRETAGNLFSDVKSIGPYLNIRLNPVEYSKLVFEAARLEGDGYGQVKTEKPERIVVEHTSANPVHPLHIGHARNMALGDTLARMLRARGHIVQTRYYVNDMGTQVAVLAYGVMLLGERRVPEGVKPDHWLGLVYAITHTLADIQKVKKELEEAKRRGNEEEIREKQEELDKLVAAAARLRERDEQLFDRLAEAIGKRSDPWSEIYEIVRKYEFRSDKETVDTVRWVAETVLKGIRETMERFDALPEVWDWESELVWGGLVGEILERARQSPYFTIHKGAPALDLREIQQDPEVREKLELPKTFEIPPLILQRSDGTTLYTTRDIAYTLKKFREFNADRVINVIAAEQRLEQLQVRLALIALGYRREALNTVHYAYEMVNLPGRSMSGRRGEYVDLDGLYEAAFVRALEEVEKRNAELPREEKERIASQIAIGAIRFTLVSVSASKPITFRLEEALNFERNSAPYLQYTYARAHNILAKWGKPIPWDEVDYTAVEREPAERAELVKLLAVYPHVFAKAADELRPELLAQHLLRIADVFNRWYPKDPVIHEQDPGTKAFKLALVYSVRAALRSGLSLLGVPTPERM encoded by the coding sequence TTGGAGAGCAAGCCCAGACTCTACGACGCTATACCTCATAGGCTGTTGGCACGCGCAGTAGTAGAGACGCTTAGAGCCAAGGGCGTAAACGTTGACGAGAAGATAGTCGAGTATCTTGTCGCTGAGCCCCCTAGGCCAGATTACGGCGACTTTGGCATACCGCTTCATCGCTGGGCGCGCGAGGCTCGTACAGACCCGCGTGTGCTAGCCGAGGAGGCAGCCGGTAGGCTCCGCGAGACTGCAGGCAATCTCTTCTCGGATGTCAAGAGTATAGGTCCGTATCTGAACATACGCCTCAACCCTGTAGAGTATTCCAAGCTTGTCTTTGAGGCTGCTAGGCTGGAGGGTGATGGCTACGGCCAGGTTAAGACGGAGAAGCCAGAGCGCATAGTAGTTGAGCACACGAGTGCCAACCCCGTGCATCCTCTTCACATAGGCCATGCTCGTAACATGGCGCTGGGCGACACCCTCGCCAGGATGTTAAGGGCGCGTGGCCATATCGTCCAGACCAGGTACTATGTGAACGACATGGGTACGCAAGTCGCTGTGCTAGCGTATGGCGTGATGCTTCTCGGTGAGCGGAGGGTACCGGAGGGTGTAAAACCTGACCATTGGCTGGGTCTTGTCTACGCTATTACACACACGCTTGCGGACATCCAGAAGGTCAAGAAGGAGCTTGAGGAGGCTAAGAGGAGGGGCAACGAGGAAGAGATACGCGAGAAGCAGGAGGAACTTGACAAGCTCGTTGCTGCGGCTGCGCGCTTACGGGAAAGGGACGAGCAGCTGTTCGATAGGCTCGCTGAGGCCATAGGGAAGAGGAGCGACCCATGGAGCGAGATATACGAGATTGTAAGGAAGTATGAGTTTCGCAGCGACAAGGAGACTGTAGACACTGTGAGGTGGGTTGCCGAGACTGTATTGAAGGGCATAAGGGAGACAATGGAGAGGTTCGATGCGCTGCCGGAAGTGTGGGACTGGGAGAGCGAGCTGGTATGGGGTGGACTCGTTGGGGAGATACTCGAGAGGGCTAGACAGAGTCCCTACTTTACGATCCACAAGGGCGCGCCCGCCCTAGATCTCCGCGAGATTCAGCAGGATCCAGAGGTGAGGGAGAAGCTAGAACTTCCCAAGACGTTTGAGATACCGCCTCTAATCCTCCAGAGGAGCGACGGGACGACACTCTACACTACCCGCGACATCGCCTACACGCTAAAGAAGTTCAGGGAGTTCAACGCAGACCGCGTCATTAACGTTATAGCTGCTGAGCAGAGACTCGAGCAGCTCCAAGTTAGACTGGCTTTGATAGCACTAGGCTATCGCCGCGAGGCACTCAACACCGTACACTATGCGTATGAGATGGTGAACCTACCGGGTAGGAGCATGAGTGGACGAAGAGGAGAGTATGTCGACCTTGACGGCCTCTACGAGGCAGCCTTTGTGAGAGCCTTGGAGGAGGTTGAGAAGAGGAATGCCGAGTTACCACGCGAGGAGAAAGAGAGGATAGCCTCGCAAATAGCCATAGGCGCTATACGTTTCACGCTAGTATCAGTCTCAGCATCAAAACCCATAACCTTTAGGCTGGAGGAGGCGCTCAACTTTGAGCGTAACAGTGCACCCTACCTCCAGTACACGTACGCCCGCGCGCACAACATACTAGCCAAGTGGGGCAAACCAATACCATGGGACGAGGTTGACTATACTGCCGTTGAGAGAGAGCCAGCAGAGAGGGCGGAGCTTGTAAAGCTCCTCGCTGTGTATCCACACGTGTTCGCAAAAGCTGCAGACGAGCTTAGGCCAGAGCTGTTAGCCCAGCATCTCCTACGTATAGCCGATGTGTTCAACCGCTGGTATCCGAAGGACCCGGTTATACACGAGCAGGACCCTGGCACTAAGGCGTTCAAGCTTGCACTAGTCTATAGCGTTAGGGCGGCGCTGCGCAGCGGCCTTAGCCTGCTAGGCGTGCCGACCCCCGAGAGAATGTGA
- a CDS encoding ATP synthase subunit B yields the protein MAAIGKKTWVREYESIGEIRGPLLIVEGVRDAAYDEIVEVELPTGEKRRGRVLDTAFGMAVVQVFEGTTGIPKTGTKVRFLGRTLEVRVSEEMLGRIFDGLGNPIDGGPPIIGGEKRDVNGEPLNPAARDVPEDPIQTGVSAIDGMNTLVRGQKLPIFSGSGLPHNMLAAQIARQATVRGEEEGFAVVFAAIGVKHDEAIFFRKFFEETGALKRVAMFINLADEPPMVRLVTPRVALTLAEYLAFEKDMHVLVIITDMTNYCEALREISAAREEVPGRQGYPGYMYSDLASIYERAGRAIGKKGSITQMPILTMPNDDITHPIPDLTGYITEGQIVLDRNLWNKGIYPPINVLMSLSRLMRDGIGPGKTREDHADVANQLFAAYARAQELRQLATIVGEESLSEVDRKYLKFADEFERRFLSQGFYENRSFEETLDIAWEVLSILPESELTNIKEEFIKKYHPKYRGQKAGQ from the coding sequence TTGGCGGCTATAGGTAAGAAGACGTGGGTTAGAGAGTACGAGTCTATCGGCGAGATACGAGGCCCCCTTCTCATCGTTGAGGGTGTGCGTGACGCGGCTTACGATGAGATTGTTGAGGTTGAGTTGCCTACTGGCGAGAAGAGGAGGGGCAGGGTACTCGACACTGCATTTGGTATGGCCGTAGTGCAGGTGTTCGAGGGTACAACGGGCATCCCCAAGACCGGCACTAAGGTGAGGTTCCTAGGTCGTACGCTCGAGGTGCGCGTATCCGAGGAGATGCTAGGCAGGATCTTCGACGGCCTCGGCAACCCCATTGATGGCGGCCCGCCAATAATCGGCGGTGAGAAGCGCGACGTTAACGGTGAGCCTCTAAACCCTGCCGCTCGTGACGTGCCAGAGGACCCGATACAGACTGGCGTATCGGCCATCGACGGCATGAACACTCTGGTACGCGGCCAGAAGCTACCGATCTTCAGCGGCAGCGGTCTACCACACAACATGCTCGCGGCGCAGATAGCGAGGCAAGCTACCGTCAGGGGCGAGGAGGAGGGCTTTGCTGTCGTCTTCGCAGCCATTGGCGTGAAGCACGACGAGGCAATCTTCTTCCGCAAGTTCTTCGAGGAGACGGGCGCCCTCAAGAGAGTAGCGATGTTCATCAACCTGGCTGACGAGCCACCAATGGTAAGGCTTGTGACACCAAGAGTCGCCCTAACTCTAGCCGAGTACCTGGCCTTCGAGAAGGACATGCACGTGCTAGTCATAATAACCGACATGACAAACTACTGTGAGGCTCTCCGCGAGATAAGCGCGGCACGCGAAGAGGTGCCGGGCAGGCAGGGCTACCCAGGCTACATGTACAGCGACCTAGCGAGCATCTACGAGAGGGCTGGAAGGGCTATCGGCAAGAAGGGCAGTATAACCCAGATGCCAATCCTAACGATGCCCAACGACGACATAACCCACCCGATCCCAGACCTAACGGGTTACATCACCGAGGGCCAGATAGTGCTTGACAGGAACCTCTGGAACAAGGGCATCTATCCGCCAATCAACGTCCTAATGAGCCTCTCGAGGCTGATGAGGGATGGTATCGGTCCAGGCAAGACTCGCGAGGACCACGCCGATGTCGCCAACCAGCTGTTCGCGGCTTACGCTAGAGCGCAGGAGCTAAGACAGCTCGCCACGATCGTAGGCGAGGAGAGCCTCTCCGAAGTAGACCGCAAGTATCTGAAGTTCGCCGATGAGTTCGAGAGGAGGTTCCTAAGCCAAGGCTTCTACGAGAACCGTAGCTTCGAGGAGACGCTAGACATCGCTTGGGAGGTGCTGAGCATACTACCAGAGTCCGAGCTAACCAACATCAAAGAGGAGTTCATCAAGAAGTATCACCCGAAGTACAGGGGTCAAAAGGCTGGGCAGTAA